Genomic DNA from Nitratidesulfovibrio vulgaris str. Hildenborough:
GAGCGTCCCTTCTGAACGCCATGAAACAACTGACCGTTCCTCTGGTCGTGGCCCATCGGCTTCGCGTCACTCTCGGTGGACGCACGGCCCTCGATGGCGTCGACCTCGTGGTGCACGAAGGCGCACACCTTGCCGTGCTGGGGCCCAACGGGGCGGGCAAGTCCACGTTGCTACGCGCCCTGCGCGGCCAGATGCAGCCGGACATGCGCCACGGCGGCCGCCTGCTGTGGCGCGCCGTATCCGCCCCTGACGGGGGTGTGCCCGTATCCGGCCAGAGGCGACACGCAGGGCAGACGGACCAGACAGGGAAGGCAGGGCACGGCGGGGCACATCCCACGCCCGGACTCTCGTCGCAGACCGACGCTGGCACGTCCGCCTGGGCGGATTCCATCCATGGCGTGTCGTGGCAGGACACCATCCCCGCCTCCGGTCACGTCCACGGCATGGATGACGCGCCACTCACGGGCCGCGCCCTCGCCGCCCTCGTGTCTGCGGCCCAGCAGGAACAGCATGTCAGGCGAGGGTGGAACATCACAGGCGAAGAACTCGTACTCGGTGGCCTCTTCGACACGCCCATGCCCTACGAGGAACCGACGCCGGAACAACACGCACGTCTCGCGCCCCTCATGGCACGCCTCGACGCCCACGACCTCATGCACACCGCCGTCCCCTCGCTTTCGCAGGGGCAGCTGCGGCTGTTGCTGGTCGCCCGCGCCCTGATACGTGCCCCCCGCCTGCTGCTTCTCGACGAAGTCTGCGACGGGCTGGACGCCATGGCACGTGCACGGGTGCTCTACGCCCTGACGCAGGCCGCGGATATGGGCACGACACTGGTCGTGGCCGCCCACCGTGCCGTCGACCTGCCAGAATGCGTCGTCGACGGCATACGGCTTCACGCCGGACGCATCGTGGCGCGTGGTCCTGCGACGTCGCTGCTTGCATCGGAAGAGACCCACGCAACGCCCCCTCCGGGCATCGACGCTGGAACCCCGCCTCACCCCGACACCGACACCGAAGAATGCTCCGGGCAATCCGCAGAGACATCACCACGTAAGGTCGGCACTCCGGATACGGCACACCCTGCCCCCCCCGACCGTCATGCAGGTACACGGCCCGGTGCGCGGCAAGGCGGCGGGCATGACGACCGGTCAGACGTCCTTCCAGATGAAGAGCACGACGGCGGACAGGACGACATCCTCGTGCTGGTGTCGAACGCCACCGTCTTCGTGGAACGAACCCCCGTGCTGCACAACGTGGACTGGACCATCCGCCGGGGCGAGCAGTGGCTGGTGGCCGGGCCCAACGGGGCGGGCAAGTCGACGCTCCTGCGCCTGCTGGCGGGCGAGGAGTTCGCTGCAGCGGGTGGCGATGTCCGCCTCATGCCCCGGACGTGCGGCGAGGCGGCCCGTGGACTCATGGCCTTGCGCCGTCATGTTTCCATCGTATCCGACAGGTTGCAGGCCACCTACGCCTACGATGTCAGCGTGGAGGATTGTGTCCTCTCAGGTGTCGAAGGCACCATCGGCCTCTACGAACAGCCTTCTCCCGAAGAACACGACAGGGCCATGTACTGGATGGACATCCTCGGCATCACGCATCTGGCTGGCAGACACATCCGCAGCCTTTCGACAGGGCAGGCTCGCCGTGTGTTCCTTGCGCGTGCCCTGACTGGGTCTCCGGTGCTGCTTCTGCTCGATGAACCGTGTTCCGGCCTTGACGACGCAAACCGCCACGCCCTGCTGCAAACCCTTGGCACACTTACCCGCCACGGGGTGCACCTCGTACTGGTAACACATCATGAGGCCGACATCATCCCGGAGACGACACACCGGCTGCAACTCGAAGCGGGGCGCGTCGTGCACGCCGGGCCATGGAACCCGCTCAACGGCGGAGGCATCGCCGGGGGTGAAAGAGCATGAACATCGCCACGCGTTGCGGCTTCACCTCGCCACGCCCCGAAAGGCGCGCTGTCACCGGCAAGAGACCCCGTCGAAGGAACAGGCCATGAACGCCACGCGACCGCCCTCTGCTATCCATGATGGCGAGACACAGCAGACCGCCGATTGCGCTACGACCGGGGTGGCGGGACGGATAGGGGCGGCTGGACTGGCGAAGGTGAAGGCGTTGACCGCAACGCTTGAAGCTACAGGGGCGACACCCGATGCCACACTCACGAATCATCGCCACACCAGCGACATCGACGACACCCCGCACCACCTGATGCGAAGGGGCATGCCCTTCTCCCGCTGCATCCAGATAGCCGGAGTGCACGACGCGGATGAAGCCTGCCTTCTGGCACGTTGCGGCGTCCATGCCGTGGGGCTGCCCTTGCGACTGCCCGTCAACGCCGAAGACATTGACGAGGCAGCCGCCGCACGGCTAGTGGCAGGGCTTCCCCCCGTCATCACCCCGGTCGCCATCACCTACATGGACGACGCGGACGAAGCCGACGCCTTCTGCACCATGCTGGGCGTAGGTCACCTGCAACTGCACGGGGCCATCCGGGTCGATGAAATGGCGCGGCTACGCAGGCTGCGCCCCGACCTCTTCATCATCAAGAGTCTTGTGGTGCGCGAACACGGCGGGATGGACAACGGCGAGACCCTGATGGGAGATGTTCAGGCGTTCGCCCCCCATGTCGATGCCTTCATCACCGACACCTTCGCCCCGGAGACCGGGGCAAGCGGGGCCACGGGCAAGACGCACGACTGGGCCGTAAGTGCTGCGCTGGTGCGTCTTTCACCACGCCCAGTCATCCTTGCCGGAGGGTTGCACCCCGGCAACGTGCGCGAAGCCGTTCGGCGGGTATGCCCAGCCGGAGTGGACGCGCATACGGGCGTGGAAGGCCCCGACGGGCGCAAGGACGAAGGCCTCGTGAGGCGCTTCGTGGCCGAGGCGCTGGCAGGCTTCGCCCTCATGGCAACTCCCTGAACTTGCAAGCGGCCCGCCTTTCGGCTATTGCTTGCAGACGGCTTGAGAATTCCTGAACAAACAGGGCCAGGAGGCGGTCATGGATTTCGTTTTCTTCTTTGCCGGCATTGCCGCTGTCACCGTCGCGCTGCTGTACCTCAAGTACTCCAGCTAGACGCGACTGCGGTGCGCACGCACCTTTCGGCACTCTGAACGGACGGGGCAACCTGTCCGTTCCGTTTTCTTCCGCACCTGCCCTTCATCGACAGCGGCATGGCCACCATTCCCTGTGCACCCGGTACACTTTCCCTGTCTCCCCCGCATCCCTGACGCAATGCCCCGCCAACGCACGTTCGCTGCCTCTCCATGCCCTTTCTGGCACCATTTCCCCGTGCATCCACGCAAAGGTAACAAGCCAGTCCACCCACCGCAGAACCTTGACGCCCCTCCACCCCGGCAGTACAGGAGTTGCGCCGCATTCGCGGTGTTCGCCCTCTCTCCCCTCCCCTCACCTGCCTTACGGAGAACGCATGTTCCGACTTCTCTCACCGTCACGGTGCCGCCTTGCCATACAGGCGGGTTTCGCTCTCTTCCTTGTCTGGGTCGCCGTCCGCTTTCACGAACATGTGTCGTGGGTCATGGGTCAGGCGTCGGCCTACACGCCCAAACCCGGTGCCGTGGAGGGATTTCTGCCCATCGCGGCCTTCATGTCCTTCAAGCGTCTTCTCGTCACCGGCGAGTACGACCCCGTGCATCCCGCAGGGCTGACCATCTTCATCGCCATCATGCTCATGGCATGGTTGCTGCGCAAAGGCTTCTGCGGCCAACTGTGCCCCGTGGGGCTTGCCTCGTCGCTTCTCGAAAAGGCGGGGCGACGGCTTGGAATACGCCGCCAGCCGGGGCCTCGTCTCGCACGGGTTCTCACCCTGCCCAAGTACATCGTGCTGGGCGGCTTCGTGTGGTTCATCGGAGTGCGCATGGGTGCGGGCGAAATCGAAGCCTTCATGTTCGCCCCGTATAACTTCGTCGCCGATACCAAGATGCTGCACTTCTTCATGTCCCCCTCCACGACGACCCTTGTCGTGGTCGCTCTTCTCGCAGCCGGGTCGCTGGTGATGCCCTTTCTCTGGTGCCGCATGCTCTGCCCCTATGGCGCCCTGCTGGGCCTTATGGCCAAGGTCGGCCCTACCGCAGTCACCCGTGATGCGGCATCGTGCGTCGGGTGCGGCCAATGTGCCCGCGCCTGCCCTGCGGGTCTGCCAGTCAACACCTCGACGCGCGTGAACGCCGCCGAATGCATGGGCTGCACCGAGTGCGTGGGGGCGTGTCCAGTCACGGGATGCCTGAACATCCGCACCCTGCGCTGGCGGCTTCCGTACTGGGCCATCGGAGCGGGCTGTCTCGCCCTGCTGGTGGCGTTGCGCCTTGTGGCCGGGCACTATGGCCTATGGGACGCGAACACCCCGCCGGAGATGCTTCGCCGATTCCACATGATGGTCTTCGGCATGGGCGACTAGCCGTGCGCCCCCCCTCATGAAGCCCCGGCACATGCCGTGGCAATGCACACCAAAGGCTAGTGCCGCAACGGATTCCAGACAGGAACCTTCGTGTTTCACTTGCCTTTTTGAGCGGCGGCATTAGAGTATCCCTGTCCGGCCCGAACCCAAGGCTCGCGACCGAACCCCAACAAGGAGACCCCTGCCGTGACGAGTCAGATCAAGACCGCCATGCTACTGGCCCTGCTATCCGCCATGATCATCCTCCTCGGAGGGGCCATGGGCGGCAAGACGGGCATAGTCATCGCCTTCGGCCTCGCCCTTGTCATGAACGTGGGCAGCTACTGGTATTCCGACAAGATCGTCCTTTCCATGTACCGTGCGCAAGAGGTGTCGCCCGCAGACGCCCCCATGCTGCACGCCATGGTGGATGAACTGGCGGCCAAGGCGGGCATCCCCAAACCCCGCGTGTGCATCATCCCCGAAGAGGCTCCCAACGCCTTCGCCACCGGGCGCGACCCGGCACACGGCGTCGTAGCCGTCACGCAGGGCATCATGCGCATTCTCTCGCCTGAAGAGCTGAAGGGGGTTCTGGCCCACGAAATAGGCCACATCGCCAACCGCGACATCCTCATCCAGACCGTCGCCAGCGTCATGGCATCCGCCATCGTATCCATCGCCAACATGATGCAGTGGGCAGCCATCTTCGGCTTCGGGCGCTCCGACGACGAAGAGGGCGGCACCAACCCGCTTGTGGCCATCCTGCTTGCCATCGTCGCACCCATCGCGGCGTCGCTCATCCAGTTCGCCATCTCGCGTTCGCGCGAATACCTCGCCGACGACGCAGGCGCGCAGTATGCGGGCAACCCGCTCTATCTCGCCAACGCCCTGCAGAAACTCGACGCATGGAGCAAGCGCATTCCCATGCAGTCCGCCAACATGGCTACCGAGAGCATGTTCATCGTCAGCCCTCTCACCGGGGGCGGAATAAGCTCGCTCTTCAGCACCCACCCGCCCATCGAGGAACGGGTCTCACGGTTGCAGGCCATGGCGGCAGGACGCCGTTAAGCCTGTCTGGCCGCAGTACGCAAAATGCACCCACCGGGCCGCCTCAGGGCGGCCCTTTTGCCTTCGGAGTCATCATGGACGACGTAAAGACATGCCCTGCACACGATGAACGCCACGGTACCGGTGCCGCCACCGATGACACCCTGCATGCCGTAGCCCCCGGAGGCACGGCGGCTGGCGAAGAAGAGATGCCGGTACACCCCGACCTTGAAGCTTTCATCGAGAGCATTCCGTGGCACCGGCATCTCGGACTGAAAGTACTGGCACTCCACCCCGGTCATGCCCGGCTGGTCATCCCCTTTCAGGCGGGCTTCACCGGCAACGCCGCCCGCGGGGCATTGCATGGCGGCATCATCGCCTCGCTGGCCGACAGTTGCGGCAACGCCGCGCTATGGACCCACTTCGGCCCTGACGACCGCATCGCCACCATCAACATCGGGGTCGACTACTTTCGTCCCGCCCCCCTTGCCGACCTCATGGCCGAGGCCGAAGTGCGGCTGCTTGGCAACCGCATCGGCAATGTGCACGTAAGACTGGCACCGTTGGCCGAGCCCTCACAGACGGTGGCGGAAGGACGCACGGTGTGCTATGTAAAGCGCATGTCGTAGGCTCGACCTGCGGCAACAAGGAGCGCAACATGCACACACGTTTCCTGCACGCCACCATATGCGCGCTGGGTCTTGCAGCCCTGCTGGCAGGCTGCGTCACCGGAGGTTCCGGTAGCCGCGCGGCTTCGGGCGACTGTCCCGGCATCTATACCATCGGCGATGCCTCATACGACTTCAAGCTGGCCATGGGCGCCAACATCATCCGTCCGGGCCGCATCCCCGCCGAAGAGGTTCCCGCCGGACTTCCCGCGACCTTCCTCGAAGACGACGGCAGCTACGGTGGTGCGCCTGTCTATTGCACTGCCGGAGAGGCCCGCGACGACATCGCCCACCTTCTGAAGGCGGGCAAACTTCCGCCTGATGTTGACTGGCAGGTCTATCAGCTTGAAGGCATCTGGAAGGACGACACCTATCCCATCAAGAAGGGTGAATACAGACTGCTGAAGCCCGCCCGCGTCCTCGATAAGGTCGAAGGCAAGTAGCACGACACAGTACGCTCTTCCGCCCTGCCAGCCCTTCCAGCTATCGCGCCGTGTCTGCTCTCGCCGCACTCTCCGCCTGGTTGTCTGGCCAAGGGCTGCCAAGGACGCAAGGGCTGTGCTCACGCTTGCACGTACGACGGCTGCAAGGGCGTTGAAGCGTGACTGCAGAGACTGGAAAACGACAGGAGCCGGGGCATGCCCCGGCTCTTTCTTGCATCATGTCAGCCTTGTGGGCTTACTTTTCGTCGGTGAAGAGATAGCGCGTATCGGGTTCCATGCGGCCTGCAAGTCCCGTGAACCCTCGCTGGGACACGTCAGCGGCGACGACCGGCGCAGCCACGTCGGACACCGCCCCCCCGAAAGCGACATCGAAGACGGACTGTGCCCGCTTCGCAAAGGCGACAAGTCGTTCGTCCCCGCCAAAGGTGGGCAAGCCCCCTGCAAACGACTCCGGCAACGGTTCGCGGTATTCAAGCACGATCTTGACCTTCCGGAATTCTTCAAGCCGTGTGAAACGACGGGCCAGCCACTTCTTCGGCCCCGTGCCGTTCTTGAGCGCAAACGCTGCAAAGGCATCGTCCGTCACATCCACCACATGGGTGGATGCTTCGAAATCGCGCCCTCCAAACTGCACCGTCCCCTTGTCCACATCACGGAGTGATGCGGAGAGGTCAAGACTCCACTGCCAGCCTTCCGGCACTTCTCCGATGATGGTGACAGCCTGTCCTGTCGAGGCTCCGGCTGCGGGTGCATAAAGCCTGTAGTAGAGGCGGGGGGCTTTGAAGCCCAGTTCAGTGTAGAGTTGGGGGGTTGCCACGCCCGACACCACAGGCGTCATGGCAGGTACCGTTATGGCAAGCGGGGGCTTCGCGCCTGAAACGAGGGCGTCTCCAGATGCGCCACGCTGCAAAGGAGCACATGCCGCCACCGACAGCAGCAGCGCACCGAGAATAATCAGAGGACGGAACATGTCGAACCTCCTGAATGGCTGATGTTACGGCGTGATGCCGTTGCCGTATTCTAGGCATTCCTGCGGAAATGACCAGTGGCTCGAAATGGATTGTGGTTGATGCGAGAGCACGAGGAAACAAGGCGATCTTCTGTAACCCGTACGGCATAAACGCAAATGCGCCACCCGAGTCTTCATATGCACGAAAACGGCGGGGCACGATGACGCCTTTTTAACGACGAGCACCCCCCGGCGCCATTCATGCTGTAGACCTAGCATGGCTGGTTCGATGACCATCATGTCCCGTAGCCTCGTGTGCGTTTCGCGATCGAAATGCATCAGGCGTGTAACAATGATGAACCCGGCACAACGTACGAGCAGCAGATGCTACGTGGAGCAAAAGAAACGAGAAAAGGCCACCCGCAAGGGTGGCCTTCCCGTAAACCGGTCCAGGACGGAGAGGCGTCATTCCGTTGATCCCGGACGCGGGGTCTATCTGTCGCGAATGGTGCACCACCGGGCCGCAAACAGCCCGTCTACCCCCTGTATGGTGCCCCGCAACGGGGACTAGTCGGCCTGCTTGCGAATGAACGTGGGCAGTTCGAACTCGTCCTCGTCGAAAATGAAATCATCCTCCCCCGGCACGTGCCCTCCATTGGAACGGCTGATGCCGGAAGGATTGCGGGTCTGTTTGCGCAGGTATGCGGGGATGTTCCTGTCTTCATCAGAGAAGTTGGACAACCCGCGCCCCGGCGCGACCTGCTGTGCCTGCTGGGGAGCCTGCTGCGGCTGCTGCGGGGCCTGCTGCGGCTGCTGACGCCCGAATTCGGCTACGGGGCCGGACTCGACACGGGCCTGCGGTGCAGGGCGCTGTGCGGCGGGTGCCGCCTGCTGCTGCGAAGGACGACGGAACTGGGCGATGTTGCCGTTCTGTGCGTTGGGTGTGACGGTGGCCGAACCACAGGCTTCGATGCCGGTGGCGATGACGGTGATGCGCATCTCATCGCCAGCCGACTCGTCGAAGACCGTACCGAAGAAGATGCGCGCCTCATCGTGTGCGGCTTCCTGAATGATGCCTGCGGCTTCGCTGACTTCGTCGATGGTGAGGTCGGGACCGCAGGTGATGTTCATGAGCACACCACGTGCACCGTCGATGGAGACGTCTTCAAGCAGCGGGCTGGTGATGGCCTTCATGGCGGCCTCGCGGGCACGCGACTCGCCACGGGCGATGCCTGCGCCCATCATGGCAAGACCCGACTCGCCCATGACGGCCTTCACGTCGGCGAAGTCGAGGTTGATGAGGCCGGGCACCATGATGAGGTCGGAGATGCCCTTGACGGCGAAGTAGAGCACTTCGTCAGCCTTCTTGAGCATTTCCACGAAGGTGGCCTTCTTGGGGGCCAGCGAAAGCAGCCTGTCGTTGGGGATGGTGATGAGGCTGTCCACATGCTCGCGGAAGTCGGCAATGCCCTGTTCCGCGGCTTCAAGGCGCTTGCGGCCTTCGAAGAAGAAGGGCTTGGTCACCACACCCACGGTGAGCGCGCCCATCTCGCGGGCGGCCTGCGCGATGACAGGGGCTGCACCGGTACCGGTGCCGCCACCCATGCCTGCGGTGACGAACACCATGTCGGCTTCACCGATGCAATCCTTGATCGCGTTCATGCTCTCGACGGCAGCGTCACGACCTATTTGCGGATTGGCACCGGCGCCGAGGCCCTTGGTGAGTTTTTCGCCAAGCTGTATCTTGAGTTCCGCCGAAGAACGGCCAAGGGCCTGCACGTCGGTGTTCGCGCAGATGAAGGTCACGCCCTTGAGCGTGGAGGTGATCATGTTCTGCACGGCGTTGCCGCCGCCGCCACCTACGCCTATGACCTTGATCTTGGCGGAGTTCTCGATGTCGATATCCATGAATTCCATACGCCTCTCCTTAAAGCCCCAAAGCGGTTCCTTCTGATAGACCCACGGTTTACGATATGTCGGAGAACCACTTCCGCATTCTCGACAGCACGCGGTTGAACACGTTGCCGTCGCGGATGCGGAACTTGAGCTCCAGGCCTTCCTTCTCGGCGCCGTAGCGCAGAAGGCCGACGGCCGTGGCGAACTTCGGGCTGTTCACCACGTCCTTGAGTCCACCCACGTTCCGGGGGTAGCCGATGCGGGTGGGCATGTTGAAAATCTGCTCGCCGAGTTCCTGACAGCCCTCGATGAGCGCCGTGCCACCGGTGAGCACCACACCCGAGCCGATCTGGTTCTTGAAACCGGATCGCACGAGTTCCTGATCGACGAGCGAGAGA
This window encodes:
- a CDS encoding ATP-binding cassette domain-containing protein, yielding MKQLTVPLVVAHRLRVTLGGRTALDGVDLVVHEGAHLAVLGPNGAGKSTLLRALRGQMQPDMRHGGRLLWRAVSAPDGGVPVSGQRRHAGQTDQTGKAGHGGAHPTPGLSSQTDAGTSAWADSIHGVSWQDTIPASGHVHGMDDAPLTGRALAALVSAAQQEQHVRRGWNITGEELVLGGLFDTPMPYEEPTPEQHARLAPLMARLDAHDLMHTAVPSLSQGQLRLLLVARALIRAPRLLLLDEVCDGLDAMARARVLYALTQAADMGTTLVVAAHRAVDLPECVVDGIRLHAGRIVARGPATSLLASEETHATPPPGIDAGTPPHPDTDTEECSGQSAETSPRKVGTPDTAHPAPPDRHAGTRPGARQGGGHDDRSDVLPDEEHDGGQDDILVLVSNATVFVERTPVLHNVDWTIRRGEQWLVAGPNGAGKSTLLRLLAGEEFAAAGGDVRLMPRTCGEAARGLMALRRHVSIVSDRLQATYAYDVSVEDCVLSGVEGTIGLYEQPSPEEHDRAMYWMDILGITHLAGRHIRSLSTGQARRVFLARALTGSPVLLLLDEPCSGLDDANRHALLQTLGTLTRHGVHLVLVTHHEADIIPETTHRLQLEAGRVVHAGPWNPLNGGGIAGGERA
- a CDS encoding phosphoribosylanthranilate isomerase codes for the protein MNATRPPSAIHDGETQQTADCATTGVAGRIGAAGLAKVKALTATLEATGATPDATLTNHRHTSDIDDTPHHLMRRGMPFSRCIQIAGVHDADEACLLARCGVHAVGLPLRLPVNAEDIDEAAAARLVAGLPPVITPVAITYMDDADEADAFCTMLGVGHLQLHGAIRVDEMARLRRLRPDLFIIKSLVVREHGGMDNGETLMGDVQAFAPHVDAFITDTFAPETGASGATGKTHDWAVSAALVRLSPRPVILAGGLHPGNVREAVRRVCPAGVDAHTGVEGPDGRKDEGLVRRFVAEALAGFALMATP
- a CDS encoding 4Fe-4S binding protein, yielding MFRLLSPSRCRLAIQAGFALFLVWVAVRFHEHVSWVMGQASAYTPKPGAVEGFLPIAAFMSFKRLLVTGEYDPVHPAGLTIFIAIMLMAWLLRKGFCGQLCPVGLASSLLEKAGRRLGIRRQPGPRLARVLTLPKYIVLGGFVWFIGVRMGAGEIEAFMFAPYNFVADTKMLHFFMSPSTTTLVVVALLAAGSLVMPFLWCRMLCPYGALLGLMAKVGPTAVTRDAASCVGCGQCARACPAGLPVNTSTRVNAAECMGCTECVGACPVTGCLNIRTLRWRLPYWAIGAGCLALLVALRLVAGHYGLWDANTPPEMLRRFHMMVFGMGD
- a CDS encoding zinc metalloprotease HtpX, with amino-acid sequence MTSQIKTAMLLALLSAMIILLGGAMGGKTGIVIAFGLALVMNVGSYWYSDKIVLSMYRAQEVSPADAPMLHAMVDELAAKAGIPKPRVCIIPEEAPNAFATGRDPAHGVVAVTQGIMRILSPEELKGVLAHEIGHIANRDILIQTVASVMASAIVSIANMMQWAAIFGFGRSDDEEGGTNPLVAILLAIVAPIAASLIQFAISRSREYLADDAGAQYAGNPLYLANALQKLDAWSKRIPMQSANMATESMFIVSPLTGGGISSLFSTHPPIEERVSRLQAMAAGRR
- a CDS encoding PaaI family thioesterase, which translates into the protein MDDVKTCPAHDERHGTGAATDDTLHAVAPGGTAAGEEEMPVHPDLEAFIESIPWHRHLGLKVLALHPGHARLVIPFQAGFTGNAARGALHGGIIASLADSCGNAALWTHFGPDDRIATINIGVDYFRPAPLADLMAEAEVRLLGNRIGNVHVRLAPLAEPSQTVAEGRTVCYVKRMS
- a CDS encoding lipoprotein — translated: MHTRFLHATICALGLAALLAGCVTGGSGSRAASGDCPGIYTIGDASYDFKLAMGANIIRPGRIPAEEVPAGLPATFLEDDGSYGGAPVYCTAGEARDDIAHLLKAGKLPPDVDWQVYQLEGIWKDDTYPIKKGEYRLLKPARVLDKVEGK
- a CDS encoding DUF4851 domain-containing protein gives rise to the protein MFRPLIILGALLLSVAACAPLQRGASGDALVSGAKPPLAITVPAMTPVVSGVATPQLYTELGFKAPRLYYRLYAPAAGASTGQAVTIIGEVPEGWQWSLDLSASLRDVDKGTVQFGGRDFEASTHVVDVTDDAFAAFALKNGTGPKKWLARRFTRLEEFRKVKIVLEYREPLPESFAGGLPTFGGDERLVAFAKRAQSVFDVAFGGAVSDVAAPVVAADVSQRGFTGLAGRMEPDTRYLFTDEK
- the ftsZ gene encoding cell division protein FtsZ; protein product: MEFMDIDIENSAKIKVIGVGGGGGNAVQNMITSTLKGVTFICANTDVQALGRSSAELKIQLGEKLTKGLGAGANPQIGRDAAVESMNAIKDCIGEADMVFVTAGMGGGTGTGAAPVIAQAAREMGALTVGVVTKPFFFEGRKRLEAAEQGIADFREHVDSLITIPNDRLLSLAPKKATFVEMLKKADEVLYFAVKGISDLIMVPGLINLDFADVKAVMGESGLAMMGAGIARGESRAREAAMKAITSPLLEDVSIDGARGVLMNITCGPDLTIDEVSEAAGIIQEAAHDEARIFFGTVFDESAGDEMRITVIATGIEACGSATVTPNAQNGNIAQFRRPSQQQAAPAAQRPAPQARVESGPVAEFGRQQPQQAPQQPQQAPQQAQQVAPGRGLSNFSDEDRNIPAYLRKQTRNPSGISRSNGGHVPGEDDFIFDEDEFELPTFIRKQAD